From the Halodesulfovibrio aestuarii DSM 17919 = ATCC 29578 genome, one window contains:
- a CDS encoding ATP-binding protein — MLATLLRFRKAIFCFVSCCVLVALCIPSLSDALNSGHRVPVAYDVFFEDTPVSSIYQIAAPEFSNVFTPLDQTPIPYSVKRVWIRISIPIEQFERWRMNGFFPFMQFGGLVRRPTTLFYQPANNSQRWQSSTISRCHIPLPDASKARLAEYYLRVEGKPGLWFTPEITLQNSAMPTFVPSLLFWLLIGLTLGIAGLNFFLAVFTRAESCFWLCVYTLLTTTYYTFGFSPSTAAGLEFSTAWTILLPGLALIILPHIGRNLFYNGECPRHINALLWGLSLLGLLVSFFPLIPGCSSSQHYLSLWPTLAVLGIIPGCAAISKKIPGGKRFTTGCLLTALGGLLALLPANTADIAGILQLMPFAGVAMGLMIFTPIALHGSELHAHSTIDYNRKHQDFTPEKIIHKISHDLQSPLTTIARMGEKLRDINIPKEGEHALRTLQSATHVLQLQLKDLLDLNRADNNRLTLQKNSFDLQRMVKDAYHIMLPHTEEKGLSLAWEIAPNLPVHFIGDPNRLIQILLNLLGNAVRFSNAGKIGIYVSSLRSSEETVQLLFSVKDQGRGIPLQNKYDVMERFCQEPEQNSGKYCGSGLGLSVTAELVHLMDGFLCIESEPNIGTTVSFTIRLERFDKAARDYPSAIVHHSLQKSSSNEQDKEAVIPQLLIIETRSAPSESIQENLDPDVFHAHKVTSFDEAITTYEAANIDAVIVAAELTEDSITILSQLLEVDKNLDSPSTPAIAIANSPVSAELLCDSGYAEALPTPVSKPDLLAALKNLGLYNLPLEVTEPIDQDTEETNDEYADNFEEIDDVPELEHLSLSGLDIAPEPKPEPEPEPINLLPENIVQETIANEPVEDIATAPSASPSGTKASAEIAYELQKTKNDVDSNPKILEPNEPTKLLSDKNSESLSGEVTEKKLDSSQAILTDNTTEESVTAVSDFDVAEDTIDLHDEYIFEELEEPSAEESKFDDTSLPTPQIITPEEEAYLKEILGGNAVMSKTEDEETPARDDIPLTEAVSHLTLNSEEAGHPAEVLDTFFLPQIPKIISQLQETFEEISIQLEKGSLEELFNQAEKLQQHAQKYALREVNKMASCVARAAEAKDPKAISNLMTELETTVVQTGKALRNVYKHSSSTDDR, encoded by the coding sequence ATGCTTGCTACTCTGTTACGCTTCCGAAAAGCGATCTTTTGCTTTGTGTCATGCTGTGTTCTAGTTGCCCTCTGTATACCATCACTTAGCGATGCCCTGAACTCTGGTCACCGGGTGCCCGTTGCATACGATGTTTTTTTCGAAGACACACCGGTCTCTTCTATATATCAAATCGCTGCACCTGAATTTAGCAACGTATTTACCCCGCTGGATCAGACTCCAATCCCATACTCCGTCAAGCGAGTCTGGATTCGCATATCTATTCCAATTGAACAGTTTGAACGCTGGCGTATGAATGGCTTCTTTCCTTTTATGCAGTTCGGCGGTCTAGTTCGTCGCCCGACAACGCTTTTCTATCAACCTGCCAATAATTCACAACGTTGGCAGTCTTCTACGATCTCCCGTTGCCACATCCCGCTTCCAGATGCTTCAAAGGCTAGACTGGCAGAATACTACCTGCGCGTGGAGGGAAAACCAGGACTATGGTTTACACCCGAAATAACGTTACAGAACTCGGCTATGCCGACCTTTGTTCCTTCCTTACTATTCTGGCTTCTTATCGGACTGACCCTAGGTATTGCGGGATTAAATTTCTTTCTTGCCGTATTTACTAGGGCTGAGAGCTGCTTCTGGCTTTGCGTTTATACATTGCTTACAACGACATACTACACGTTTGGATTTTCACCATCCACCGCAGCAGGACTGGAATTTTCTACAGCGTGGACAATTCTTCTCCCCGGTCTGGCGTTAATCATTCTTCCGCATATTGGGCGTAATCTATTTTATAATGGAGAATGCCCGCGTCACATCAACGCACTGCTATGGGGACTCTCATTACTGGGATTGCTTGTTTCCTTTTTCCCACTCATTCCAGGATGTTCAAGTTCACAGCATTACCTCTCCCTATGGCCAACTCTAGCGGTGTTAGGTATTATTCCCGGTTGTGCTGCAATTTCTAAAAAAATTCCTGGTGGAAAAAGATTCACAACAGGCTGCCTGCTTACGGCACTTGGGGGGCTTCTCGCCTTATTGCCTGCGAACACCGCCGATATTGCTGGTATTCTGCAACTTATGCCTTTTGCAGGTGTCGCGATGGGCCTTATGATTTTTACACCGATTGCACTGCACGGTTCTGAACTTCATGCTCACAGCACCATTGACTACAACAGAAAACATCAAGACTTCACACCGGAAAAAATCATACATAAAATAAGTCATGACCTACAGTCGCCACTTACGACTATTGCCAGAATGGGTGAAAAATTACGTGACATTAATATACCCAAAGAAGGGGAGCATGCTCTGCGCACATTGCAATCCGCAACCCATGTTCTGCAACTACAACTGAAAGATTTACTTGACCTGAATAGAGCAGATAACAATAGGTTAACATTACAAAAAAATAGTTTTGATCTGCAGCGAATGGTAAAAGATGCATATCACATCATGTTGCCGCATACCGAAGAAAAGGGTCTATCACTTGCATGGGAGATTGCTCCCAACCTTCCGGTTCATTTTATTGGCGACCCAAACCGACTGATCCAAATCTTATTAAATCTATTGGGAAACGCCGTGCGTTTCAGCAATGCCGGAAAGATAGGTATATACGTCTCAAGTCTGCGATCTTCAGAGGAAACAGTGCAGCTCTTGTTTTCCGTAAAAGATCAGGGACGCGGTATTCCACTACAAAACAAATATGATGTAATGGAACGATTCTGTCAGGAACCTGAACAAAATTCAGGTAAATACTGTGGTTCCGGTCTTGGATTAAGCGTGACAGCAGAACTTGTTCATTTAATGGACGGTTTTCTGTGCATCGAGTCTGAGCCAAATATAGGCACGACAGTCTCCTTTACCATCCGTCTTGAAAGATTTGATAAAGCTGCACGAGATTATCCAAGCGCAATTGTTCATCATTCACTACAAAAAAGTTCCTCAAACGAGCAAGATAAGGAAGCAGTAATCCCCCAACTACTGATTATTGAAACACGGTCTGCGCCTTCTGAATCAATTCAGGAAAATCTTGATCCCGACGTGTTCCATGCTCATAAAGTAACGTCTTTTGATGAAGCTATTACAACATACGAGGCCGCTAACATTGATGCTGTTATTGTTGCAGCAGAACTGACAGAAGACTCCATTACCATTCTGTCACAGCTTCTTGAAGTTGACAAAAATCTTGATTCTCCTTCTACGCCCGCAATCGCCATTGCGAACAGCCCTGTAAGCGCGGAATTACTTTGCGATTCAGGATATGCTGAAGCATTGCCTACACCGGTGTCTAAACCCGACTTACTTGCTGCTCTGAAAAACCTTGGCTTATATAACCTCCCTCTTGAGGTAACCGAGCCTATAGATCAAGATACTGAAGAAACTAATGACGAATACGCAGACAATTTTGAAGAAATTGATGACGTTCCAGAGCTTGAACATCTATCCCTCTCAGGACTGGACATAGCACCAGAGCCAAAGCCAGAGCCAGAGCCAGAGCCAATAAATCTCCTGCCTGAGAATATAGTTCAAGAGACTATTGCAAACGAACCTGTCGAAGATATTGCTACAGCACCTTCTGCCTCTCCCAGTGGCACAAAAGCGTCTGCGGAAATCGCATATGAGCTCCAAAAGACAAAAAACGACGTAGACTCAAACCCAAAAATTTTGGAACCCAACGAACCAACAAAACTTTTATCAGATAAAAATTCTGAAAGTCTCTCTGGCGAAGTAACAGAAAAAAAATTGGACTCCTCGCAGGCGATACTCACGGATAATACAACAGAAGAGTCCGTTACTGCCGTCTCTGATTTTGATGTAGCTGAAGATACTATCGATCTGCATGATGAATACATTTTTGAGGAACTCGAAGAGCCCTCCGCAGAAGAAAGTAAATTTGATGACACCTCACTGCCGACGCCACAAATAATTACACCGGAAGAGGAAGCCTATCTGAAAGAAATTCTTGGTGGCAATGCTGTTATGTCAAAAACCGAAGATGAAGAAACACCAGCACGGGATGACATTCCACTGACTGAAGCTGTTAGCCACCTGACGCTTAACTCTGAAGAAGCGGGACATCCTGCGGAAGTTCTGGACACGTTTTTCCTTCCACAAATCCCTAAAATAATATCACAGCTGCAAGAAACATTTGAAGAAATTTCTATTCAGTTAGAGAAAGGATCACTCGAAGAACTTTTCAACCAAGCAGAAAAACTTCAGCAGCACGCACAAAAATATGCACTCCGCGAAGTCAACAAAATGGCAAGCTGTGTTGCACGCGCCGCTGAAGCAAAGGATCCAAAAGCAATCAGCAATCTTATGACAGAATTAGAGACTACAGTAGTTCAAACGGGTAAAGCGTTACGAAATGTCTACAAACACAGTTCATCAACTGATGACAGGTAA
- a CDS encoding TetR/AcrR family transcriptional regulator — MKRDLILDTAARLFAERGFSNTPTSLLAKEAGVAEGTIFRHFRTKDDIFLTLITNVKNQLIEDIEKYLEVREPENALEKVESVIKSFYVFVKKNHMEFSLIFRDAPTRYCGNSEDFFVQIKEIYSYVTGYLCNSIDEGKLDGSIIAEIDAQETADMLMATMVGLVRGMHFGFIEPSDNMLKTVLRNFNKILH; from the coding sequence ATGAAACGCGATCTTATTCTTGATACTGCTGCACGTCTTTTTGCCGAACGTGGATTTAGCAACACTCCTACCAGTCTTCTCGCCAAAGAAGCTGGTGTTGCAGAAGGAACAATCTTCCGCCACTTCCGTACAAAAGATGATATTTTTCTTACACTTATCACAAACGTCAAAAACCAGCTCATCGAAGATATTGAAAAATATCTTGAAGTACGTGAGCCAGAAAATGCACTGGAAAAAGTAGAATCCGTAATCAAATCTTTTTACGTCTTCGTAAAAAAGAACCACATGGAATTCTCCCTTATTTTCCGGGATGCTCCAACCCGTTACTGTGGTAACAGCGAAGATTTCTTCGTCCAGATTAAAGAAATCTACTCATATGTTACCGGCTACCTTTGCAATTCTATCGATGAAGGAAAACTTGACGGTTCCATCATTGCAGAAATTGATGCTCAGGAAACAGCGGACATGCTTATGGCGACTATGGTCGGCCTTGTCCGTGGCATGCATTTTGGCTTTATTGAGCCATCTGACAACATGCTTAAGACTGTTCTGCGGAATTTCAATAAAATTCTTCACTAG
- a CDS encoding FCD domain-containing protein, which yields MYAYTSRLQDIIQVQYSIETALLEAVVRNATGEGIVRLHNLVSAQKTVLHSDIETKLVLRSFYEELFALASNCMLSMLSVHLIPMFEEGRDLYLAVAFNRKTFYEHNKKLVRCIEELDEVGACAALRGQLLRMGTYYSVYLN from the coding sequence ATGTATGCGTATACCTCCCGACTGCAGGATATTATTCAAGTTCAATACAGCATAGAGACGGCCTTACTGGAAGCTGTGGTTAGAAATGCCACAGGGGAAGGGATTGTACGTCTGCACAACCTTGTGTCGGCACAGAAAACGGTGTTGCATTCGGACATTGAGACAAAGCTTGTATTACGAAGTTTTTATGAAGAGCTGTTTGCCTTGGCCTCAAACTGTATGCTGTCTATGCTTTCTGTGCATCTGATACCGATGTTTGAAGAAGGTCGGGATTTGTATTTGGCAGTCGCGTTTAATCGAAAAACGTTTTACGAACATAATAAAAAGCTCGTTCGTTGTATTGAAGAGCTTGATGAAGTAGGAGCCTGTGCCGCCTTACGGGGGCAGTTGCTACGGATGGGGACGTATTATTCAGTCTACCTTAATTAG
- a CDS encoding major capsid protein, which produces MGATLKELATVHSAKQPQQVDSLTEEAPVLGVIPFEEASHGLWNMYEEVTDVEGAGWVEMNAPLPGVDVTSDLKKVDLSILGGEIECPEDTARMFGNKEAYFARKLPKIIRKSGMAAEQRIIYDNFLRWAADNKRMVSAGATSDDCYSVLAVRFVSGETTGLYSSESFKQGTLLDVQPINGGQLYKASSGKHEGVLCYGCRLKAYFGLQIANEHSVAALVNINKKNTPTAMMIDDLLADVRATSGTTYLFMHGKAQTLLNEHKGKSLQVLPSGRDLDRQITHWNGVEIVTSYNFLDGTEAARTV; this is translated from the coding sequence ATGGGTGCGACACTTAAAGAACTTGCAACAGTTCACAGCGCAAAACAGCCACAGCAGGTAGACAGTTTAACAGAAGAAGCACCGGTACTGGGGGTCATTCCTTTTGAAGAAGCGTCCCATGGTCTGTGGAATATGTATGAAGAAGTGACAGATGTCGAAGGTGCAGGATGGGTTGAAATGAATGCACCGCTTCCCGGAGTCGATGTGACGAGTGATCTAAAAAAAGTAGATCTTTCAATTCTCGGTGGGGAAATCGAGTGTCCGGAAGACACAGCGCGCATGTTCGGTAATAAAGAAGCTTATTTTGCCCGTAAGCTTCCAAAGATTATCCGTAAGTCCGGTATGGCTGCGGAACAGCGTATCATTTACGATAACTTCCTGCGTTGGGCTGCGGATAACAAGCGTATGGTAAGTGCAGGTGCAACCTCAGACGATTGTTACTCAGTTCTTGCGGTACGTTTTGTTTCCGGCGAGACAACCGGTCTTTATTCAAGTGAAAGCTTCAAGCAGGGAACCTTACTTGATGTGCAGCCCATTAACGGGGGACAGCTCTATAAGGCATCTTCCGGTAAGCATGAAGGCGTACTTTGCTACGGTTGCCGTCTAAAAGCATACTTCGGCTTGCAGATTGCCAATGAGCATTCTGTTGCCGCGTTGGTTAACATTAATAAAAAAAATACTCCAACTGCCATGATGATTGACGATTTGCTTGCAGACGTGCGCGCAACTTCTGGTACCACCTATCTCTTTATGCACGGGAAAGCGCAGACGTTGCTCAATGAACATAAGGGCAAGTCTCTTCAGGTACTTCCTAGTGGTCGAGATCTTGATCGTCAGATCACACATTGGAACGGTGTAGAAATTGTGACCTCGTACAACTTCCTTGACGGCACTGAAGCAGCGCGAACTGTCTAA
- a CDS encoding tetratricopeptide repeat protein: MTKREAERLRQEFEKGVYVKKSTTIMCIVFALFLGVFLGNLLTVIYTAAPSPAKQTAKVQQAQPLQSQISQDQASRIIDLERQTRNEPTNALAWQQLGNAYYDTNHPESAIAAYSRSLELDSSHADIWTDLGTMYRQTGQYQKAIESYNQALQRNATHPNALFNKGIVYLHDLKQRDKGIAAWEELLASNPFAQTPQGKPLKEFIDEHRK, from the coding sequence ATGACAAAGCGCGAAGCTGAACGCCTAAGGCAAGAATTTGAAAAAGGAGTATATGTAAAGAAAAGCACTACTATTATGTGCATTGTCTTTGCCCTCTTCCTTGGGGTATTCCTTGGAAACCTGCTAACAGTCATATATACGGCGGCTCCCTCCCCTGCGAAACAGACCGCAAAAGTCCAGCAGGCTCAGCCACTGCAATCTCAAATCTCACAAGACCAAGCCTCAAGAATTATTGATTTGGAGCGCCAAACCCGTAACGAACCGACCAACGCCCTTGCATGGCAACAGCTTGGTAACGCGTACTACGATACCAATCACCCTGAAAGTGCTATTGCAGCATACAGCAGAAGCCTGGAACTTGACAGTTCACACGCTGACATATGGACAGATCTTGGCACTATGTACCGTCAAACAGGCCAATATCAAAAAGCCATTGAGAGCTACAACCAAGCACTCCAGCGTAATGCCACACACCCTAACGCTCTTTTCAACAAAGGGATTGTTTACCTGCATGATTTAAAACAAAGAGATAAGGGAATTGCGGCATGGGAAGAACTGCTCGCGTCCAATCCATTTGCTCAGACGCCACAGGGAAAACCACTCAAAGAATTTATTGATGAACACCGAAAATAG